A window from Megalobrama amblycephala isolate DHTTF-2021 linkage group LG21, ASM1881202v1, whole genome shotgun sequence encodes these proteins:
- the itih3a.2 gene encoding LOW QUALITY PROTEIN: inter-alpha-trypsin inhibitor heavy chain H3 (The sequence of the model RefSeq protein was modified relative to this genomic sequence to represent the inferred CDS: deleted 2 bases in 2 codons), whose protein sequence is MSAVKVTLWMCLCICVIHTAKAQGTMNIRDQNNNSAKPSLSQIEVQSMRVDCKVASRFAHTVMTTKALNTANASQEVFFEVDLPKTAFITNFSIEIEGRIYVSEVKEKERARQQYESAVSSGQTAGLVKASGRHMEKFSVSVNIIPQSQVTFTLTYEELLQRHLGSYEIMIGVRPKQLVQNFEIVVDIYEPNGIAFVDVSGTFITNELLPLVKKTVADKKAHVYFSPTLDQQKKCSDCEGTLIDGDLFIKYDVIHPQDIGEIQIVNGYFVHFFAPDNLPQMPKNVVFVIDRSGSMEGEKMKQTREALMTILSELHEEDYFGLVTFDDVIESWRPSLSKATPENVTAAKDFVQTIKARHMTDINKGILYAVDMLTSEKSDYFPDMSMIILLTDGQPSSGQQDPSIIQENVRKAINGSLSLFCLGFGYDVDYSLLDKLAKQNDGLARRVYEDSDADLQLQGFYEEVASPLLFEVNLNYPGNAVTDLTQSHFRQFFKGSEIVVAGRLQELETDTFQTEVSAHGLEDQFVVKSLAITEEWDSVFPEQEYIFGDFTERLWAYLTIQQLLDKIETCSPEDKENATAEALDLSLRYNFVTPLTSMVVTKPQTEDEEMLVADKLTEEQRDDTTEPAVGASYSQSSKLLKPSYLVSYMFEAKSKGQGLKASYLVDGDPHFIIELPDQNDALCFNIDDKPGTIFNLVSDPLTGIVVNGQIIGDKKVIPGSKLHTYFGHFGIVHERFGIRLMVSTKEISLTEEGKQAKLSWTNNRTINGLNVDLQVIKDCSLTVTLRNSVKFLIILHKIWQKHPYHQDYLGFYTLDSHHLSHNVHGLLGQFYQGVNFEVSDLFPGKDPDKQDAIMFVKGNKLTVTRGWQRDFRKDVKNGDNVPCWFIHNNGTGLLDGVHTDYIVSGLFNTI, encoded by the exons ATGTCTGCCGTGAAAGTCACGCTGtggatgtgtttgtgtatttgtgtgatCCATACTGCTAAAGCTCAAGGCACTATGAATATCAGAGATCAAAACAATAATTCAGCAAAACCG TCTCTCTCTCAGATAGAAGTGCAAAGTATGCGAGTGGACTGCAAGGTCGCCTCTCGTTTTGCTCACACAGTAATGACCACCAAAGCCCTGAACACAGCTAACGCATCACAGGAAGTGTTCTTTGAGGTGGACTTACCCAAAACAGCCTTCATCACCAACTTTAGCAT aGAGATTGAGGGCAGGATATATGTGAGCGAAGTGAAGGAAAAGGAGCGGGCCAGGCAGCAGTATGAGAGCGCTGTGTCATCCGGCCAGACTGCTGGTCTGGTTAA GGCTTCAGGGAGGCACATGGAAAAGTTCTCAGTGTCCGTGAATATCATACCCCAAAGCCAAGTCACGTTCACTCTTACTTACGAAGAGCTGCTACAGCGTCATCTTGGCAGTTACGAGATCATGATAGGTGTCCGACCTAAACAACTGGTTCAGAATTTTGAG ATTGTGGTAGATATCTATGAACCTAATGGAATTGCATTTGTGGACGTC AGTGGTACATTCATCACCAATGAGTTGCTTCCTCTAGTGAAGAAAACTGTTGCTGATAAAAAG GCACATGTGTACTTCTCTCCTACATTGGATCAGCAGAAAAAATGCTCAGACTGTGAAGGGACATTGATTGATGGAGATTTATTCATCAAGTATGATGTGATACACCCACAGGATATAGGTGAAATTCAG ATAGTAAACGGCTACTTTGTACACTTTTTTGCTCCAGATAATTTGCCACAAATGCCTAAGAATGTGGTGTTTGTGATAGACCGAAGTGGCTCCATGGAGGGAGAGAAGATGAAACAG ACTCGAGAAGCTCTGATGACCATATTAAGTGAACTGCATGAAGAGGATTACTTTGGGCTGGTCACATTTGATGATGTTATAGAGTCTTGGAGACCATCGCTTAGCAAAGCTACACCAGAGAATGTGACGGCAGCAAAAGATTTTGTTCAGACTATTAAAGCAAGACACA TGACTGATATAAACAAGGGCATTTTGTATGCCGTGGACATGCTTACCTCAGAAAAAAGTGACTACTTCCCAGACATGTCTATGATCATCCTACTGACTGATGGCCAACCCAGTTCTG GGCAGCAAGATCCATCCATAATCCAAGAAAATGTCCGTAAAGCTATTAATGGAAGCCTAAGTCTCTTTTGTTTGGGCTTTGGCTATGATGTGGACTACAGTCTCCTTGATAAGTTGGCCAAGCAGAATGATGGACTCGCTCGAAGGGTCTATGAGGACTCGGATGCTGACCTTCAACTACAG GGTTTTTATGAAGAGGTGGCTAGCCCACTTCTCTTTGAGGTGAATCTCAATTATCCTGGCAACGCTGTAACTGACTTGACACAAAGTCACTTTAGGCAATTCTTCAAGGGCTCTGAGATAGTGGTAGCCGGACGCCTACAAGAACTTGAGACTGACACCTTTCAGACTGAAGTATCTGCACATGGG TTGGAAGACCAGTTTGTGGTCAAGAGTCTAGCAATCACTGAAGAGTGGGACAGTGTGTTCCCTGAGCAGGAGTACATCTTTGGCGATTTCACAGAGCGACTGTGGGCATATCTGACCATCCAGCAGCTCTTGGATAAAAT AGAGACATGCTCACCAGAGGACAAAGAGAATGCCACAGCTGAAGCTCTAGACCTTTCTCTAAGGTACAACTTTGTCACACCACTTACATCCATGGTGGTCACCAAACCACAGACCGAAGATGAAGAAATGCTTGTAGCTGACAAGCTGACTGAag AGCAGCGAGATGACACAACAGAACCTG CTGTGGGTGCTTCTTACTCTCAAAGTTCAAAGCTTTTAAAACCTTCATATTTAG TATCTTACATGTTTGAAG CTAAAAGCAAAGGTCAAGGTTTAAAAGCTTCATATTTAG TTGATGGAGATCCACACTTCATCATTGAGCTGCCTGATCAGAATGATGCTCTGTGCTTCAACATTGATGACAAACCTGGAACCATCTTCAACTTGGTTAGCGACCCACTTACAG gcATTGTAGTGAATGGCCAGATCATTGGAGATAAGAAGGTCATCCCTGGGAGCAAGTTGCACACTTATTTTGGGCACTTTGGAATTGTTCATGAGAGGTTTGGCATCAGATTGATGGTGAGCACAAAGGAGATCTCACTGACTGAAGAGGGAAAACAGGCAAAATTGTCCTGGACTAACAACAGGACTATAAATGGACTGAA CGTGGATCTGCAGGTGATCAAAGATTGCAGTTTAACAGTGACTTTGAGGAACTCAGTCAAGTTTCTTATTATCCTGCACAAAATATGGCAGAAGCACCCGTATCATCAAGACTACCTT GGGTTCTACACCTTGGACAGTCACCATCTTTCACACAATGTCCACGGCCTGCTTG gTCAGTTCTACCAGGGCGTTAACTTTGAGGTTAGTGACTTGTTTCCAGGAAAAGACCCTGATAAACAAGATGCCATCATGTTTGTGAAAGGAAACAAGCTCACGGTTACCAG GGGCTGGCAGAGAGATTTCAGAAAGGATGTGAAGAACGGAGACAACGTGCCCTGCTGGTTCATTCACAATAATGGCACCGGACTCCTTGATGGA